One genomic window of Arthrobacter caoxuetaonis includes the following:
- a CDS encoding NAD(P)-dependent alcohol dehydrogenase has protein sequence MSLPSTMRVSVLDAPGKLRLEERPVPVPGPGEVLVRIASVGVCGSDTHYYREGRIGPYVVESPLVLGHEASGRVEAVGDGVDPARVGTRVSLEPGIPQPYSAETLSGHYNLDPAVRFFATPPVDGVFSEYAVHPAAFSHPVPEHVSDDAAALLEPLGVALAARAAGKVQLGNRVLVAGAGPIGLLVSAVCSLAGAEVTLTDVRAERLEQARRYGASGTFTAADAPVPAPEYQVFIDATGAESAVLSGLSRLAPRGRCVLVGMGSDTIAVPVPLIQGRELLITGTFRYANTWPLAVEIASRGLIDLDGLVTSRHGLDDVEAALVAGARDGALKAVVTP, from the coding sequence GTGAGCCTGCCTTCGACCATGCGCGTTTCCGTACTCGATGCTCCGGGCAAGCTCCGGCTAGAGGAGCGGCCCGTGCCGGTGCCGGGCCCGGGTGAAGTCCTGGTGCGGATCGCTTCCGTGGGGGTCTGCGGTTCGGACACGCATTACTACCGCGAGGGACGGATCGGGCCCTACGTGGTGGAATCGCCGCTGGTCCTGGGGCACGAGGCGTCCGGCCGCGTGGAAGCAGTGGGCGACGGCGTCGACCCCGCCCGGGTTGGCACCCGGGTCTCGCTGGAGCCGGGGATCCCGCAGCCCTACTCCGCCGAGACGCTCTCCGGGCACTACAACCTGGACCCCGCGGTCCGCTTCTTCGCCACTCCGCCGGTGGACGGCGTCTTCAGCGAGTACGCGGTGCACCCGGCGGCTTTCAGCCACCCGGTTCCGGAGCACGTGTCCGACGACGCCGCTGCGCTTCTCGAGCCGCTGGGCGTTGCGCTGGCTGCCCGAGCCGCCGGGAAGGTGCAGCTCGGAAACCGGGTGCTGGTGGCGGGCGCAGGGCCCATTGGGCTGCTCGTTTCCGCCGTATGCTCGCTGGCGGGGGCGGAGGTCACGCTGACGGACGTCCGCGCGGAAAGGCTGGAGCAGGCCCGGCGCTACGGGGCTTCCGGCACTTTTACGGCAGCAGACGCGCCTGTTCCGGCTCCGGAATACCAGGTCTTCATCGATGCCACCGGGGCGGAATCCGCCGTCCTGTCCGGGCTGTCCCGCCTTGCTCCCCGCGGCCGCTGCGTCCTCGTGGGGATGGGGTCGGACACCATCGCGGTCCCCGTTCCGCTCATCCAGGGCCGGGAACTGCTCATCACCGGGACCTTCCGGTACGCCAACACCTGGCCGCTCGCCGTGGAAATCGCGTCCCGCGGGCTCATCGACCTGGACGGTCTGGTCACCTCGCGGCACGGGCTTGACGACGTCGAGGCCGCGTTGGTTGCCGGGGCCCGGGACGGTGCGCTGAAGGCAGTCGTCACGCCGTAA
- a CDS encoding sugar-binding transcriptional regulator — protein sequence MSCSFGNRQGRIITGTGRSHEELLARIGRDYYVHNHSKVEIARSYGISRFQVARYLDEARALGIVHIDVRFPSTATDLDPARLASSLGVEHVRITPTGQDDRATRDAMARGAAAELASAAFPGATVGISWSRTLDLAAQHVTSLPPCDVVQLTGALPVPGSGNSLELIQGLGRHDGVRTWPLWAPLVVENKQTADSLRRQPEIADTLRKADTLDAAVVAVGAWMPGLSTVWNRVDNRLRLESARAGAVAECSGRLLDASGNPVDSELDERVLAVTVAQLQHTPKVVAVAQGAARAEAVRAVLAAGFVTTLLIDEELAVALSGTAGRDPEATAKR from the coding sequence ATGAGTTGCTCATTCGGGAACAGGCAGGGTCGAATTATTACCGGAACAGGCAGGTCCCACGAGGAACTCCTGGCCAGGATTGGCCGGGACTATTACGTCCATAACCACTCCAAAGTGGAGATTGCCCGAAGTTACGGGATTTCACGCTTTCAGGTGGCCCGTTACCTGGATGAAGCACGGGCGCTGGGCATCGTGCACATCGATGTCCGCTTCCCCTCCACCGCCACGGACCTGGACCCTGCCCGCCTGGCTTCCTCACTCGGCGTCGAGCATGTCCGGATCACCCCGACGGGCCAGGATGACCGCGCCACCCGCGATGCCATGGCCCGCGGCGCTGCTGCCGAACTGGCCTCGGCTGCCTTCCCCGGAGCCACCGTGGGCATCTCCTGGTCCCGGACGCTGGATCTGGCGGCGCAGCACGTGACCAGCCTGCCGCCCTGCGACGTGGTGCAGCTGACCGGAGCCCTGCCTGTTCCAGGCAGCGGCAATTCGCTGGAACTGATCCAGGGACTGGGCAGGCACGACGGCGTGAGGACCTGGCCGCTCTGGGCGCCCCTTGTGGTCGAGAACAAGCAGACGGCAGACAGCCTTCGGCGCCAGCCGGAGATCGCAGACACCCTGAGGAAGGCGGACACCCTGGACGCGGCCGTCGTCGCCGTCGGGGCCTGGATGCCGGGACTGTCGACCGTCTGGAACCGGGTGGACAACCGTCTTCGGCTGGAATCTGCCCGCGCCGGCGCCGTGGCTGAATGCTCGGGACGGCTGCTGGACGCTTCAGGCAACCCGGTGGACTCAGAACTCGACGAGCGGGTGCTGGCGGTAACCGTGGCCCAGCTGCAGCACACCCCCAAGGTAGTGGCGGTGGCCCAGGGTGCAGCGCGCGCCGAAGCCGTGCGGGCCGTCCTGGCCGCTGGGTTCGTGACCACCCTGCTGATTGACGAAGAACTTGCCGTTGCCCTCTCCGGCACCGCCGGGCGTGATCCGGAAGCCACCGCAAAGAGGTGA
- a CDS encoding ABC transporter substrate-binding protein, with translation MRSQRSRPRGRSRRFGKGVAAAAASLALFLTGCAGDSADGRQEIVVAIVSNPQMTDAISLQDRFKEEHPNIDVRFVSLPENEARAKITASVATGGGEFDVVMVSNYETPMWAENGWLTNLQDYAEGTQGYDPDDFIPNIREALSYEGDLYSVPFYGESSFLAYREDLFEEAGLTMPEKPTWDDIAGFAEKLHRPDDDFSGICLRGLAGWGEVMAPLSTMMNTYGGGWFDEDWNATLDSPEVEAAVTDYVDLVRNSGQPGAATSGYGDCLTRYSQGNAAMWYDATAMVSSVEDPASSLVVGKTGYAPAPVQETESAGWLYSWSLAIPSTSEEKDAAWDFVSWMTNKEYIELVGEEISWERVPPGSRLSTYEIPEYAEVAQAYAEPTLRAMAGASQDTSMAAPVPYPGLQFVGIPEFQDLGTRVAQQISAAIAGQKTVEEALEQSQRYAQTVAESYQSGES, from the coding sequence ATGAGATCACAACGCAGCAGGCCACGGGGCCGCAGCCGCCGTTTCGGTAAGGGGGTTGCAGCTGCCGCAGCGTCGCTGGCACTGTTCCTCACCGGCTGCGCCGGAGACAGCGCTGACGGCCGTCAGGAAATCGTGGTGGCGATCGTTTCCAACCCGCAGATGACCGACGCGATCTCGCTGCAGGACCGCTTCAAGGAAGAGCATCCGAACATAGACGTCCGGTTCGTGTCGCTGCCCGAGAATGAGGCACGCGCCAAAATTACCGCCTCCGTCGCCACCGGCGGCGGGGAATTCGACGTCGTCATGGTCTCCAATTATGAGACCCCCATGTGGGCGGAAAACGGCTGGCTGACCAACCTCCAGGACTACGCCGAGGGCACGCAGGGCTACGATCCGGACGACTTCATCCCCAACATCCGCGAGGCCCTTAGCTATGAGGGGGACCTGTACTCGGTGCCCTTCTACGGTGAGTCTTCCTTCCTGGCCTACCGCGAGGACCTGTTCGAAGAGGCTGGGCTGACCATGCCGGAGAAGCCAACGTGGGATGACATTGCCGGTTTCGCCGAAAAACTCCACAGGCCGGACGATGATTTCTCCGGGATCTGCCTGCGCGGGCTGGCGGGCTGGGGCGAAGTCATGGCTCCGCTGAGCACCATGATGAACACCTACGGCGGCGGCTGGTTCGACGAAGACTGGAACGCCACTCTTGACTCCCCTGAGGTTGAGGCGGCCGTGACCGACTACGTGGACCTGGTGCGGAACTCAGGCCAGCCCGGCGCTGCCACCAGCGGCTACGGCGACTGCCTCACGAGATACTCGCAGGGCAACGCGGCGATGTGGTACGACGCCACGGCCATGGTGTCCTCAGTCGAGGACCCGGCGTCGTCCCTGGTCGTCGGGAAAACGGGCTATGCACCCGCTCCCGTGCAGGAGACCGAGTCCGCCGGGTGGCTCTACAGCTGGTCGCTCGCCATCCCCTCAACCAGTGAGGAGAAGGACGCCGCCTGGGACTTCGTGTCCTGGATGACCAACAAGGAGTACATCGAGCTGGTGGGAGAAGAGATCAGCTGGGAACGTGTTCCGCCCGGCAGCAGGCTCTCCACCTACGAGATCCCCGAATACGCCGAGGTCGCCCAGGCTTACGCGGAACCAACCCTGAGGGCGATGGCCGGTGCGTCCCAGGACACCTCGATGGCAGCACCAGTTCCGTATCCCGGACTGCAGTTCGTCGGCATCCCGGAATTCCAGGATCTGGGAACCCGGGTGGCACAGCAGATTTCCGCGGCCATCGCGGGCCAGAAAACCGTAGAGGAAGCCCTTGAACAGTCCCAGCGCTACGCCCAAACCGTCGCGGAGAGCTACCAGTCAGGAGAGAGCTGA
- a CDS encoding carbohydrate ABC transporter permease, protein MSRAEGWRRRGPLLPALIFTLIVTQVPFLFTIWYSLQNWNLLNPEGDRFVWFSNYIEIFADSTFRQAALNSVIFTVGCVFFAMILGIVFALLLDRSFAGRGIVRTLLITPFLIMPVASSLLWSVSILNPSYGLLNWLIGLVGIPPVDWTSAHPIASILMALVWQWTPFMMLLVLAGLQAQPKDVLEAAQVDGAGWWRTFISVTLPQLRRYIELGVLLGAIYVVNTFDQIYLMTAGGPGTASANLPFYIYQRAFLGFDIGQAAAMGVVVVIATIIVATFALRLIFRSFDTKD, encoded by the coding sequence ATGTCGCGGGCCGAAGGGTGGCGGCGGCGCGGGCCGCTGCTGCCGGCGCTCATCTTCACGCTGATCGTTACGCAGGTCCCGTTCCTGTTCACCATCTGGTATTCGCTGCAGAACTGGAACCTGCTCAATCCCGAGGGTGACCGGTTTGTCTGGTTCTCCAACTACATCGAGATCTTCGCTGACTCCACCTTCCGGCAGGCGGCACTGAACAGCGTGATCTTCACGGTGGGCTGCGTCTTCTTCGCCATGATCCTGGGGATCGTCTTCGCTCTGCTGCTGGACCGCTCCTTCGCCGGCCGGGGAATCGTGAGGACCCTGCTGATCACACCGTTCCTGATCATGCCGGTGGCCAGCTCACTGCTGTGGTCCGTCTCCATCCTGAACCCGAGCTACGGGCTGCTGAACTGGCTGATCGGGCTGGTCGGCATCCCTCCGGTGGACTGGACCTCCGCCCATCCCATCGCCTCGATCCTGATGGCCCTGGTTTGGCAGTGGACGCCCTTCATGATGCTGCTGGTCCTGGCCGGACTGCAGGCACAGCCCAAGGACGTGCTGGAAGCAGCGCAGGTGGACGGCGCCGGATGGTGGCGCACGTTCATCTCGGTGACCCTTCCCCAGCTCCGCCGCTACATAGAACTGGGTGTCCTCCTCGGAGCCATCTACGTGGTGAACACGTTCGACCAGATCTATCTCATGACGGCCGGCGGTCCGGGGACAGCCAGCGCCAACCTGCCGTTCTACATCTACCAGCGGGCGTTCCTCGGCTTCGACATCGGCCAGGCTGCCGCCATGGGCGTGGTGGTCGTGATTGCCACGATCATCGTTGCCACCTTCGCCCTCCGCCTGATCTTCCGCAGCTTCGACACAAAGGACTAG
- a CDS encoding helix-turn-helix domain-containing protein, with translation MAQAVKAAAPDTAHASSFPEWKKIVSDSFVPLEASPVHPGDTVFSGRLTGRRLRELAIVQVDAMAHCVERTPELINGADGGFYKLSLQLSGRGILLQDGREAVLEPGDLAIYDTGTPYTLSFDKQFTTLVLMFPKQLLGLAPEDMAEMTAVRLGRGHRLGRAVVPFLTQIGRMLPELDGPIGHRLAMNTVDLLSTLLADEAHALPDTEAGGQERLLRRVQHFIDGQLANPDLSPGYIAAAHFMSVRSLHKLFEDSGTTAAAWIRARRLDGARRDLADPLQADVPVGAIGARWGLPDPAHFSRVFRAAYGQSPSAYRSGR, from the coding sequence ATGGCCCAGGCAGTGAAAGCAGCAGCGCCGGACACCGCTCACGCCTCGAGCTTTCCGGAGTGGAAAAAAATCGTCTCGGACTCCTTCGTGCCGCTGGAGGCCTCCCCCGTCCACCCCGGGGACACTGTTTTCTCCGGCCGGCTGACCGGCCGCCGGCTGCGTGAACTGGCCATTGTGCAGGTTGACGCCATGGCGCACTGCGTGGAGCGCACACCCGAACTGATCAACGGTGCCGATGGCGGCTTCTACAAGCTCAGCCTGCAGCTTTCCGGCCGCGGCATCCTGCTCCAGGACGGCCGGGAGGCGGTGCTGGAACCAGGTGACCTGGCCATCTACGACACCGGCACCCCCTACACCCTGAGCTTCGACAAGCAGTTCACCACACTGGTGCTGATGTTCCCGAAGCAGCTGCTCGGGCTCGCCCCGGAGGACATGGCAGAGATGACCGCCGTGCGCCTGGGCCGCGGGCACCGGCTGGGCCGCGCCGTCGTCCCCTTCCTGACCCAGATCGGGCGAATGCTCCCGGAACTGGACGGCCCAATCGGGCACCGGCTGGCCATGAACACGGTGGACCTGCTCTCCACCCTGCTCGCCGACGAGGCCCATGCCCTCCCGGACACGGAAGCGGGCGGCCAGGAACGCCTGCTGCGCCGCGTGCAGCACTTCATTGACGGCCAGCTCGCCAACCCGGACCTGTCACCGGGATACATTGCGGCCGCCCATTTCATGTCTGTCCGCAGCCTGCACAAGCTTTTCGAGGACTCCGGCACCACGGCAGCAGCCTGGATCCGTGCCCGCCGCCTGGACGGAGCCCGCCGGGACCTCGCTGACCCCCTGCAGGCCGACGTTCCGGTGGGGGCGATCGGTGCGCGGTGGGGCTTGCCGGACCCGGCACATTTCAGCCGTGTCTTCCGCGCCGCCTACGGGCAGTCACCGTCGGCGTACCGCTCCGGCCGCTGA
- a CDS encoding carbohydrate ABC transporter permease: MATQIQPAPAERTPSTTGTSSAPRRKRKPRAGASLLTTLTWILAIAFFSPVLWMVLTSFKQESAAASNPPSFFFTPTLDQYRAVLDAGAGTYFVNSLIATGVSTLLVVVMAVPASYALSIRPVKKTQDVLFFFISTKMLPVVAVIMPIYVIAGQLKVLDNIWTLVVLYTSMNLPIAVWMMRSFFQEVPSEVLEAAQMDGAGLLKTLWRVLMPMVAPGLAATALICVIFAWNEFFFALNLTAAKSSTVPVFLVSQMTSEGLYLAQLSAASVLASLPVVIAGWVAQKQLVRGLSMGAVK; the protein is encoded by the coding sequence GTGGCCACGCAGATACAACCGGCTCCGGCCGAACGCACGCCTTCCACCACCGGTACTTCGTCCGCGCCGCGCCGCAAGCGCAAGCCCCGCGCCGGCGCCTCCCTGCTGACCACGCTGACCTGGATCCTGGCCATCGCGTTCTTCTCACCGGTGCTGTGGATGGTGCTGACTTCCTTCAAACAGGAATCGGCGGCCGCCTCCAACCCGCCGTCGTTCTTCTTCACCCCCACCCTGGACCAGTACCGGGCGGTGCTCGACGCCGGCGCCGGCACCTATTTCGTGAACTCGCTCATTGCGACCGGCGTCTCCACCCTGCTGGTGGTGGTCATGGCCGTTCCGGCGTCCTACGCCCTGTCCATCCGGCCGGTGAAGAAGACCCAGGACGTGCTGTTCTTCTTCATTTCCACGAAGATGCTGCCGGTGGTGGCCGTGATCATGCCGATCTACGTCATCGCCGGGCAGCTGAAGGTCCTGGACAACATTTGGACCCTGGTGGTCCTGTACACGTCCATGAACCTGCCAATCGCGGTGTGGATGATGCGCTCCTTCTTCCAGGAGGTCCCTTCGGAGGTGCTCGAAGCGGCGCAGATGGACGGCGCCGGGCTGCTGAAGACCCTGTGGCGGGTGCTGATGCCCATGGTTGCGCCCGGGCTCGCCGCAACCGCGCTGATCTGCGTGATCTTCGCTTGGAACGAGTTCTTCTTCGCGCTGAACCTCACCGCCGCGAAATCCTCCACCGTCCCGGTGTTCCTGGTCTCGCAGATGACGAGTGAAGGACTGTACCTGGCCCAGCTCTCCGCGGCATCGGTGCTGGCGTCCCTGCCCGTGGTCATTGCCGGCTGGGTTGCCCAGAAACAGCTGGTCCGCGGCCTGTCGATGGGTGCGGTCAAGTGA
- a CDS encoding aldehyde dehydrogenase family protein: MHTTESLTSYQDLLGAIAAAGESRDILDPATGEVVAAAPIHTVDDLEKSVAAARAAQPSWAALGHAERSAFLFKAADAVEAAAEALAELLSREQGKPLNGPNARFEVGACAAWLRATASFELEPEVLVDDEGGRAELHYRPLGVVGAIGPWNWPMMISVWQLAPALRMGNTVVMKPSEYTPLSVLALAAVLNQALPADVLHVVSGGRDVGEALAGHPDIDKVMFTGSTATGKAIIRSSADTVKRLTLELGGNDAGIVLPDADPAAIAEDLFWGAFINTGQTCAALKRLYVHEDIYDAVVDALAKVAAAMPMGVGLDENNVLGPLQNKAQFQIVTDLVQAAKDAGARIVTGGNPQTDQPGYFYPATLVADIDNDNPLVVQEQFGPALPIIKYSSVDEAVEMANGLDVGLGASVWSADKDAALAVAARIEAGTVWINKHGAVDPRMPFGGAKQSGYGLEFGVEGLKGLGAPQVLSY, encoded by the coding sequence ATGCACACCACCGAATCCCTCACCAGCTACCAGGACCTGCTGGGAGCCATCGCCGCCGCCGGAGAGTCCCGGGACATCCTTGATCCCGCCACCGGTGAGGTAGTGGCCGCAGCTCCCATCCACACCGTCGATGACCTGGAAAAGTCCGTTGCCGCGGCCCGCGCAGCGCAGCCGTCCTGGGCGGCCCTCGGCCACGCCGAACGCTCCGCGTTCCTCTTCAAGGCCGCCGACGCCGTCGAAGCCGCTGCCGAGGCACTCGCCGAACTGCTGTCCCGGGAGCAGGGCAAGCCCCTGAACGGCCCGAACGCACGCTTCGAAGTGGGCGCCTGCGCTGCCTGGCTGCGCGCCACGGCGTCGTTCGAACTGGAACCCGAGGTGCTGGTGGATGACGAGGGAGGCCGCGCCGAACTGCACTACCGCCCGCTCGGCGTTGTGGGGGCGATTGGCCCGTGGAACTGGCCGATGATGATCAGCGTCTGGCAGCTGGCGCCGGCGCTGCGGATGGGCAACACCGTGGTGATGAAGCCCTCCGAATACACCCCGCTCTCCGTACTGGCCCTTGCCGCAGTGCTGAACCAGGCGCTGCCGGCTGACGTGCTGCACGTAGTCTCCGGCGGACGGGACGTAGGGGAGGCCCTCGCTGGACATCCGGACATCGACAAGGTGATGTTCACCGGCTCCACAGCCACAGGCAAGGCGATCATCCGCTCCTCCGCGGACACCGTGAAGCGGCTGACCCTGGAGCTCGGCGGCAACGACGCCGGTATTGTGCTGCCCGACGCCGATCCCGCCGCGATCGCCGAGGACCTGTTCTGGGGTGCGTTCATCAACACCGGCCAGACCTGCGCGGCGCTGAAGCGCCTCTATGTGCACGAGGACATTTACGACGCCGTCGTCGACGCATTGGCCAAGGTGGCCGCGGCTATGCCGATGGGCGTCGGCCTGGACGAAAACAACGTCCTGGGCCCGCTGCAGAACAAGGCCCAGTTCCAGATTGTTACCGACCTGGTGCAGGCTGCGAAGGATGCCGGCGCGCGGATCGTCACCGGCGGCAACCCGCAGACGGACCAGCCCGGGTATTTCTACCCGGCCACGCTGGTGGCGGACATTGACAATGACAATCCGCTGGTGGTGCAGGAGCAGTTCGGCCCGGCGCTGCCAATCATCAAGTACTCCTCCGTGGATGAGGCCGTGGAAATGGCCAACGGGCTGGATGTTGGCCTGGGGGCGTCGGTGTGGTCCGCGGACAAGGATGCGGCCCTGGCCGTCGCCGCGCGGATCGAAGCCGGCACCGTCTGGATCAACAAGCACGGCGCCGTGGACCCGCGGATGCCGTTCGGCGGCGCCAAGCAGTCGGGATACGGGCTCGAGTTCGGCGTCGAAGGGCTCAAGGGCCTCGGCGCCCCGCAGGTCCTCAGCTACTGA
- a CDS encoding GMC family oxidoreductase encodes METEYLVIGAGSAGNVVARRLLDAGKQVTVLEAGDQDINPDIAHLNTLGALWHSPQDWNYYTTEQAGASGRRMHLPRGKVMGGSHALNASIWVRGDRWDYDSWAEAGCAGWSWEDVLPVFKQIENFDGGASDTRGTDGLLDVVADFPRNPVQEDMLAGAQEIGLPLNPDYNSGSVEGVSRMQLNVRDGRRFNTWHAYLKPVMDHPNLTLVTGAHVRRLIVEDGSVTGVEFEYDGELRTVRAGETILCAGAINSAELLLRSGIGPAAELAEIGVEPVLDLPGVGKNLQDHLLAPVIFSTGAREVPDGEVAPAEVHFFAKSRPDLPVPDTQPIFFSVPMYSQDYGLGEMTGPANGFSMLGGLVRPASRGEITLTGPAPEDPLRIDLGALSEQADVDALVASVRQCREIGRTEALAGWEPKELHPGPAVSDSDDDLARYVRDSVVTYHHQVGTCRMGTDDLAVVDPADLRVRGLSGIRIADASVMPLVTTGNTNAPTVMIAERAAGMILG; translated from the coding sequence ATGGAAACCGAATACCTTGTGATTGGCGCCGGGTCAGCCGGCAATGTTGTGGCCCGCCGGCTCCTCGACGCCGGCAAGCAGGTCACTGTCCTCGAAGCGGGGGACCAAGACATCAATCCCGACATCGCCCACCTGAACACCCTCGGCGCGCTCTGGCACAGCCCGCAGGACTGGAATTACTACACCACTGAGCAGGCCGGTGCATCGGGGCGCCGCATGCACCTGCCTCGCGGGAAGGTGATGGGCGGATCGCATGCCCTGAACGCGTCCATTTGGGTCCGGGGCGACCGCTGGGATTATGATTCCTGGGCCGAAGCCGGCTGTGCAGGCTGGTCCTGGGAAGACGTGCTTCCGGTGTTCAAGCAGATTGAGAACTTCGACGGCGGTGCCTCCGATACGCGCGGCACCGACGGCCTGCTGGACGTCGTGGCGGACTTTCCCCGTAATCCCGTGCAGGAAGACATGCTGGCCGGGGCACAGGAAATTGGCCTCCCGCTGAACCCGGACTACAACTCGGGCAGCGTTGAGGGCGTCTCCCGGATGCAGCTCAATGTGCGGGACGGCAGGCGGTTCAACACCTGGCACGCCTACCTCAAGCCCGTCATGGACCACCCGAACCTGACTTTGGTGACGGGTGCCCACGTGCGGAGGCTGATCGTTGAGGACGGCTCGGTCACCGGCGTTGAATTCGAGTACGACGGCGAACTCCGCACCGTGCGGGCAGGGGAGACCATCCTGTGCGCCGGGGCCATTAACTCCGCCGAACTGCTCCTGCGTTCGGGAATTGGACCGGCTGCAGAGCTGGCGGAAATCGGCGTCGAACCGGTCCTGGACCTGCCCGGGGTGGGCAAGAACCTGCAGGACCATCTGCTCGCTCCGGTGATCTTCTCCACCGGCGCCCGCGAGGTGCCCGACGGCGAGGTGGCCCCGGCGGAAGTGCACTTTTTCGCCAAGTCCCGGCCGGACCTGCCGGTGCCCGACACACAGCCCATCTTCTTCTCCGTGCCCATGTACTCCCAGGACTACGGCCTGGGGGAAATGACCGGACCTGCAAACGGCTTCTCCATGCTCGGCGGACTGGTGCGTCCGGCCAGCCGCGGGGAAATCACCCTTACCGGACCTGCTCCGGAAGATCCGCTCCGGATCGACCTCGGTGCGCTTAGTGAACAGGCCGACGTCGACGCTCTGGTGGCCAGCGTCCGGCAGTGCCGGGAAATTGGCCGCACTGAGGCGCTGGCCGGGTGGGAACCGAAGGAACTGCATCCCGGACCGGCGGTGTCGGACAGTGATGATGACCTGGCCCGGTACGTGCGCGATTCCGTGGTCACCTACCACCACCAGGTTGGCACCTGCCGGATGGGAACCGATGACCTGGCCGTCGTCGATCCCGCTGACCTGCGGGTGCGCGGGCTCTCCGGAATTCGAATCGCCGATGCTTCGGTTATGCCGCTCGTGACCACCGGAAACACCAACGCCCCCACGGTCATGATCGCTGAACGTGCTGCGGGGATGATCCTGGGCTAG